Proteins from a genomic interval of Oceanispirochaeta crateris:
- a CDS encoding mechanosensitive ion channel family protein — protein MNLFKAFAEIMTRHISIGSFSLPFSAVGLITRVLLPFFAMLLLYGLINWIVKRILTLTRFKENTVQQTKKYTRLVLKILVIAGLAASIGNLLETEVYSWYRQFLGFLNSPFFVSGNTRISVVTLLMLVPVFYLASWSGKYAKRILDSSLFEQLGMDEAKRFSIGSMARYIVMTMAFLFGLSVVGIDLSALSVILGVLGLGLGFGLQSIVANFFAGLIIISTRPIKEGDRILVNGLDGIVQHIRFISTDIKTFENQNIIIPNSHFVDNAVHNYSYSDRQIVIENEVAVSYNSDLERVRILLEEINERNPYKLGGSENIVRIRSFGDNGINVCLRSLIRDVNFKFDAHSWTNMEIWKSFKLEGIEIPFPQRDVHIKSMPDPDAPIQMDEDGTVTVSEDPED, from the coding sequence TTGAATCTTTTCAAAGCCTTTGCCGAAATCATGACCCGTCACATATCGATTGGCTCTTTTTCTCTGCCATTCAGTGCTGTCGGGTTGATCACAAGGGTTTTACTGCCTTTCTTTGCAATGCTGCTTCTCTATGGTTTGATAAACTGGATAGTCAAGCGGATCTTAACTCTAACGAGGTTCAAAGAAAATACGGTTCAACAGACCAAGAAGTATACTCGTCTGGTCTTAAAAATTCTTGTTATTGCCGGACTGGCAGCCTCGATCGGGAATCTACTGGAAACGGAAGTATATTCCTGGTATAGGCAATTTTTAGGATTTTTAAATAGTCCATTTTTTGTCTCAGGGAATACCCGTATCTCAGTGGTGACCCTTTTGATGCTGGTCCCCGTGTTTTACCTTGCTTCCTGGTCCGGAAAATATGCTAAGAGAATATTAGACTCTTCCCTGTTTGAACAACTGGGTATGGATGAAGCAAAAAGGTTCTCAATTGGCAGTATGGCCCGGTATATTGTGATGACAATGGCTTTTCTCTTTGGGTTGTCCGTTGTGGGAATTGATCTATCCGCTCTGAGCGTCATATTGGGCGTTCTCGGACTGGGATTGGGTTTTGGTCTTCAAAGCATTGTGGCTAATTTTTTTGCAGGACTCATCATCATCTCGACCAGACCCATTAAGGAAGGGGACAGAATACTGGTTAATGGTCTAGACGGCATAGTTCAGCATATCAGGTTTATTTCAACAGACATAAAGACATTTGAAAATCAGAATATTATCATTCCAAATTCTCATTTTGTGGACAATGCAGTTCATAATTACTCCTACTCGGATCGTCAGATTGTCATTGAGAATGAAGTTGCTGTTTCGTATAATTCAGATTTGGAAAGAGTTCGCATTCTTTTGGAAGAAATAAATGAAAGAAACCCCTATAAATTAGGAGGTTCAGAAAATATTGTGCGTATACGGTCATTTGGAGACAATGGAATCAATGTATGTCTCAGGAGTTTAATCAGAGATGTCAACTTTAAATTTGATGCCCATTCCTGGACCAATATGGAAATATGGAAGAGCTTTAAATTAGAAGGAATAGAGATTCCATTTCCCCAGAGGGATGTTCATATCAAGTCTATGCCGGATCCCGATGCCCCTATCCAGATGGATGAAGACGGGACGGTCACTGTAAGCGAAGATCCCGAGGATTAA
- a CDS encoding methyltransferase, translating to MKQKTDPLIQKLLNKQVNFQFHGMKLKFDLSMGLFSSFDIDAGTKLLLKTLAKEVPLADCKNALDTGCGTGVLGVCLKKKYPDLDMQFQDRDALAIAFSSHNAHLNGLKVDPSKFSEGLLLDGIDFNSQDLIVCNIPAKAGEHVIRDFITKAASCIRERGTVAVVIVDTLKDLLAESIKDSGCPLLYTEATRMHSVFHFGSSPSKGKIDFSRYIRKTASFKICDDRYKLSTVYNLPDFDQVSFWLHVSGEILHHTSFTGRSLFWNPGQGHLPVWLHSRMSNNIKSVSLASRDILQNKISFYNLKQAGFDGSIETYELPDESSLCENFDDSSFDCIFLNLNPIPKVKWHKDLAVTAAKLVKQGRFCFIMGRSSDMSLLEKHIQGFKTVMDERFKGNRGLLLKKN from the coding sequence ATGAAACAAAAGACAGATCCTCTCATACAAAAGCTGCTGAATAAACAGGTTAATTTTCAGTTTCACGGGATGAAGCTTAAGTTTGATCTTTCCATGGGATTGTTCAGCAGTTTTGATATTGATGCCGGAACAAAACTTCTCTTGAAGACCTTAGCCAAAGAAGTGCCTCTTGCAGACTGTAAAAATGCCCTTGATACGGGATGCGGTACAGGTGTTTTGGGGGTTTGTCTTAAAAAGAAATACCCTGATCTTGACATGCAATTTCAAGACAGGGATGCCTTAGCCATTGCTTTTTCTTCACATAATGCACATCTCAATGGCTTGAAAGTTGATCCATCAAAATTTTCAGAAGGCTTACTTCTTGACGGAATAGATTTTAATTCCCAAGATCTGATTGTCTGCAACATTCCTGCCAAGGCGGGAGAACATGTCATTCGGGATTTCATTACAAAAGCGGCCTCCTGCATCCGGGAAAGGGGCACTGTGGCCGTAGTAATCGTTGATACTCTCAAAGATCTGCTTGCTGAATCCATAAAGGATAGTGGATGTCCATTGCTGTATACCGAAGCGACAAGAATGCACAGTGTATTCCACTTTGGCAGCAGTCCATCAAAGGGAAAAATTGATTTTTCCCGGTATATCAGGAAAACCGCTTCCTTTAAAATCTGCGATGACAGATACAAACTCTCGACGGTTTACAACCTGCCAGATTTTGATCAAGTTAGTTTCTGGCTCCATGTTTCTGGAGAGATTCTTCATCATACTTCGTTTACTGGTAGATCTCTCTTCTGGAATCCGGGCCAGGGCCACCTTCCCGTCTGGTTGCATTCAAGAATGTCCAATAATATAAAATCCGTTAGTCTGGCTTCCAGAGATATTCTCCAGAATAAGATCAGCTTCTACAACCTCAAACAAGCTGGATTCGATGGATCAATTGAAACATATGAACTTCCAGATGAATCCTCTCTATGTGAAAATTTTGATGATTCATCCTTCGATTGTATTTTTTTGAATTTGAATCCAATCCCTAAAGTAAAATGGCACAAAGACTTAGCCGTAACAGCCGCTAAACTGGTCAAACAAGGAAGATTTTGTTTTATCATGGGGAGAAGTTCTGATATGTCCCTCTTGGAAAAACATATCCAAGGATTTAAAACGGTTATGGATGAGAGATTCAAGGGCAACAGAGGTCTTCTGCTCAAAAAGAATTAA
- a CDS encoding sugar phosphorylase: MKTKKELIEFIYGPDSVESIAKRIDRLQDQWSSLIKVPKIPRAKLPLSQNDVIMISYGDSIQKNGITPLQALKEFSDLWLKDHISGIHILPFSPYTSDDGFSVVDYRKINPDLGSWEDVEELGEHFNLMFDLVLNHCSVSSPWFKGFLAGDEKYSRYFHRVDPSTDLSTVFRPRALPLLTEFETSRGKEHVWTTFSPDQVDLDFSNPDVLLEFLDIFLLYASKGAQIIRLDAIGFLWKEIGTSCMHHPKTHAIVQLYRAVLNDVAPHIILLTETNVPHKDNISYFGTGRDEAHMVYQFTLPPLTLDAFIRESAVHLTDWAHSLPRVNSDHSYFNFMSSHDGIGVLPARGYLNEDEVDHLIDVVRTRGGRVSYKATADGEIPYELNINFRDAVNNPDFPVELKAMQFLSSQAVMLVMAGVPGIYVHSLLGSGNWTQGVDESGINRRINREKLDSHQLVKELEEEDSLRRLIYLGYRGLLKIRRSRKAFDPSSPQTILKLDDEVFALIRTAYDSSESILCLQNTSRRRLHMVIDGRNCPIPLPGSCDCLTSGGSVIEAEEGRWEIILEPFEVCWVAF; encoded by the coding sequence ATGAAGACGAAAAAAGAACTTATTGAATTTATTTATGGTCCTGATTCCGTAGAATCAATAGCAAAGAGAATTGATCGTTTACAGGATCAATGGAGCTCCTTGATCAAGGTTCCCAAAATACCGAGAGCCAAGCTCCCTCTTTCGCAGAACGATGTCATCATGATCAGTTATGGCGATTCTATTCAAAAAAATGGTATCACCCCTTTGCAGGCTTTAAAGGAATTTTCAGATTTATGGCTCAAGGATCATATTTCTGGAATTCATATCCTTCCATTCTCTCCCTATACTTCGGATGACGGCTTTTCGGTTGTTGATTACAGGAAGATCAATCCAGACCTAGGAAGCTGGGAAGATGTGGAAGAACTGGGAGAGCATTTTAATTTGATGTTTGATCTTGTTCTGAATCACTGCAGCGTTTCCAGCCCGTGGTTCAAGGGATTTTTGGCAGGTGATGAAAAATACAGCCGATATTTTCATCGGGTCGATCCTTCTACGGACCTGTCGACGGTTTTCCGTCCCCGAGCCCTCCCTCTGCTTACTGAGTTTGAGACTAGTCGCGGGAAGGAGCATGTTTGGACAACCTTCAGTCCCGATCAGGTCGATCTTGACTTTTCAAATCCCGATGTCCTCCTCGAATTCCTTGATATATTCCTTCTGTATGCGTCAAAAGGCGCTCAGATCATTCGTCTGGATGCTATCGGCTTCCTCTGGAAAGAAATTGGTACAAGCTGTATGCATCATCCTAAAACCCATGCCATTGTCCAATTGTATCGCGCGGTTCTTAACGATGTTGCCCCTCACATCATTCTCCTCACCGAGACGAATGTCCCCCATAAAGATAATATTTCTTATTTTGGAACAGGCAGGGATGAGGCGCACATGGTCTACCAGTTTACCCTTCCACCTCTAACATTGGATGCCTTTATCAGAGAGAGTGCAGTGCACCTAACTGATTGGGCTCATTCTCTTCCAAGAGTAAATTCGGATCATTCTTATTTTAATTTTATGTCCAGTCATGATGGTATAGGAGTTCTTCCGGCCCGTGGTTATCTCAATGAGGATGAAGTAGACCATCTCATTGATGTGGTTCGCACCAGAGGGGGAAGGGTCTCATACAAGGCCACAGCTGATGGTGAGATACCCTATGAGCTCAATATCAATTTTAGAGATGCAGTCAATAATCCTGATTTCCCGGTAGAGCTCAAGGCCATGCAGTTTCTATCCTCCCAGGCAGTTATGCTCGTGATGGCCGGTGTACCCGGCATATATGTTCACAGCCTTCTTGGTTCAGGCAACTGGACTCAGGGTGTTGATGAATCTGGAATCAACCGGAGGATCAACCGTGAAAAGCTGGATAGTCACCAACTGGTAAAGGAACTGGAAGAAGAGGATTCTCTCCGCCGTCTCATTTACCTGGGGTATCGGGGGCTTCTTAAAATCAGACGCTCCAGAAAAGCCTTTGATCCATCCTCTCCGCAAACAATTTTAAAACTTGACGATGAAGTGTTTGCCTTGATACGAACAGCCTATGATTCCAGTGAATCCATCCTCTGTTTACAGAACACATCCAGAAGAAGACTCCATATGGTCATCGATGGTCGCAATTGTCCTATTCCTCTACCAGGGAGCTGTGATTGTCTGACTTCCGGCGGTAGTGTTATTGAAGCCGAAGAGGGAAGATGGGAGATTATTTTGGAACCCTTTGAAGTCTGCTGGGTAGCGTTCTAA
- the coaE gene encoding dephospho-CoA kinase (Dephospho-CoA kinase (CoaE) performs the final step in coenzyme A biosynthesis.) → MIIGLAGKSCSGKNQIAEMLEFRGFLCIDLDLEVHRLQESMKEILLTNFGDSILDSHGQIDRRALGQIVFKSPPLLKKLEDLLYPKLDESLNRIICDARPGAHIILNAAALQKGEFWKRCDLVIWVSAPWGLRFLRALKRDQRSLLHICRRFRAQKELKSQFFLSRVDTYIIRNGFTRSVLQKRVDSLIKHLPPER, encoded by the coding sequence ATGATCATTGGGTTGGCAGGCAAGAGCTGTTCTGGTAAGAATCAGATTGCGGAAATGTTAGAGTTCCGTGGATTTTTATGCATTGATCTGGATCTGGAAGTTCATCGGCTTCAGGAATCCATGAAAGAGATTCTTTTGACAAATTTTGGAGATTCGATTCTGGATTCTCATGGTCAGATAGATCGAAGGGCCTTGGGACAAATTGTTTTTAAAAGTCCTCCTCTTCTTAAGAAATTGGAGGACCTCCTCTACCCAAAACTGGATGAATCATTGAATAGGATCATTTGTGATGCCCGTCCTGGGGCTCATATCATCCTGAATGCGGCCGCTCTACAGAAAGGAGAGTTCTGGAAACGGTGTGATCTTGTCATATGGGTCAGTGCTCCCTGGGGCTTGAGGTTCTTGAGAGCCTTAAAAAGAGATCAAAGATCTCTTCTGCATATATGCAGAAGATTCCGAGCTCAGAAAGAACTAAAGTCTCAATTTTTTTTATCCAGAGTCGATACTTATATTATAAGAAACGGCTTCACCCGTTCTGTTCTTCAGAAACGGGTTGATTCTTTGATAAAACATCTTCCACCGGAGAGATAA
- the pyrF gene encoding orotidine-5'-phosphate decarboxylase, with amino-acid sequence MTFFEKLDSVCREKETLLCIGLDPRVKAKGSGAAMKEIVEQNRRIIEETLPYAACFKPNIAFYEVYGPEGLMALKETLSLIPREIPVLIDAKRNDIGSTAQAYADSLLDFYKADAVTLSPYMGRDAVDPFLNKGDEHGVFLLCRTTNPGAGAIQDLQVQRSGGEHEDLYISTARECISWGSQVGLVVAGTDTVALKKVRAVCPDTWFLTPGIGAQGGDMLEAVSAGCRADGLGILPNVSRSVAEAKEPGKAAKEYRDKLNDARAKRVSVSGLSLKGIRKDKIMKGLIKTECFRIGEFILKSGKKSPFYIDLRRVSSDASLLAEVARGYAELMKGLDFDRIAGIPIAALPLATAVSLETGIPMIYPRMTMKEHGTGNRIEGEYKKGEKILLLDDLITTGKSKVEAIEILRDAGLVVEDLLVLLERGVQGRKDMEAAGINLHSYAHVKEFLQPCRDLNMIDDVQLKDMLDFAGKE; translated from the coding sequence ATGACATTTTTTGAAAAACTGGATTCTGTCTGTCGGGAAAAAGAAACACTTTTATGCATAGGTCTAGATCCTCGGGTCAAAGCCAAAGGTTCTGGTGCAGCGATGAAAGAAATTGTAGAACAGAATCGCCGTATCATAGAAGAAACACTGCCTTATGCCGCCTGTTTCAAACCAAACATAGCCTTCTATGAAGTCTATGGTCCAGAAGGATTAATGGCCCTTAAAGAAACGCTTTCACTGATACCAAGAGAAATTCCAGTTCTCATTGATGCTAAGAGAAATGATATCGGTTCTACCGCCCAAGCCTATGCTGATTCTCTCCTCGATTTTTACAAGGCAGATGCTGTCACATTATCTCCCTATATGGGAAGAGATGCAGTTGATCCCTTCCTGAACAAGGGTGACGAACATGGAGTTTTTTTGCTGTGCAGAACAACAAATCCCGGTGCAGGTGCCATTCAGGATCTTCAAGTTCAGCGATCTGGGGGTGAACATGAAGATCTTTATATCTCTACAGCCCGGGAATGTATATCTTGGGGATCTCAAGTCGGCCTTGTTGTCGCCGGTACTGATACTGTGGCGCTCAAAAAGGTACGCGCCGTTTGTCCTGATACATGGTTTCTGACGCCAGGAATTGGTGCTCAAGGTGGAGATATGCTAGAAGCTGTCTCTGCAGGTTGCAGGGCTGATGGTCTGGGTATACTGCCAAATGTTTCTAGAAGTGTCGCCGAAGCCAAAGAACCGGGAAAAGCCGCCAAAGAATACAGAGATAAATTGAATGACGCCAGAGCAAAAAGAGTCTCCGTTTCAGGTCTGTCTCTGAAAGGCATAAGAAAAGATAAAATTATGAAAGGACTCATTAAGACCGAATGTTTCCGTATCGGAGAATTTATCCTTAAATCCGGAAAAAAATCACCATTTTATATTGATCTAAGAAGAGTTTCTTCGGATGCTTCATTGTTGGCCGAAGTTGCTAGAGGTTACGCAGAATTAATGAAAGGGCTGGACTTTGATAGAATCGCAGGAATCCCCATCGCGGCACTTCCTCTGGCAACGGCTGTTTCACTCGAAACGGGTATTCCCATGATTTACCCCCGTATGACCATGAAAGAGCATGGTACGGGCAATCGTATTGAAGGTGAATATAAAAAAGGAGAAAAGATCCTTCTCTTAGATGATCTAATTACGACAGGGAAGTCCAAGGTAGAAGCCATTGAGATCCTGAGGGATGCCGGTCTTGTTGTGGAAGATCTGCTGGTTCTTTTAGAAAGAGGGGTGCAGGGGCGAAAAGACATGGAAGCCGCTGGGATCAATTTACACAGTTATGCCCATGTGAAAGAATTCCTTCAGCCCTGCCGTGATCTGAATATGATTGATGATGTTCAGTTAAAAGACATGCTTGACTTTGCCGGAAAGGAATAG
- a CDS encoding SPOR domain-containing protein, with protein MDSIKSQSRDDNNLKTLWVLLSALGLLIIVGTAGFFFFSPDRTGEELKPVLASTTLVTQEEVEEFDPIEWSRESDEYPGMEESAEDLIDVEILTEEVLPEVEEPAVVVETPVVPKVKAPVYKEVSQLVYWIQVGSYSSMTKAETVSTFLKEKGLSSTVQTKNVDGSARYRVRIGAFNTKEEAEKFSIQVRELKGYEESYVIQSVIVKKVVVNS; from the coding sequence ATGGATAGTATAAAAAGTCAGTCTAGAGATGACAATAATCTAAAAACGCTATGGGTTCTTCTTTCTGCCTTGGGTCTATTGATCATCGTTGGAACGGCAGGATTCTTCTTTTTTTCACCCGATAGAACAGGGGAGGAACTTAAACCTGTTCTCGCGTCAACGACTCTGGTGACTCAAGAAGAAGTAGAAGAATTCGATCCTATTGAATGGTCTCGTGAGAGTGATGAGTATCCCGGAATGGAAGAAAGTGCTGAAGACTTGATAGACGTTGAAATTCTAACAGAGGAAGTTCTTCCCGAAGTGGAAGAACCGGCTGTTGTTGTAGAAACACCGGTGGTTCCAAAAGTGAAAGCTCCCGTATATAAAGAAGTTTCACAACTTGTCTACTGGATTCAGGTTGGTTCCTATAGTTCTATGACAAAAGCCGAAACAGTCAGTACTTTTTTAAAAGAAAAGGGGCTATCTAGTACAGTCCAGACGAAAAATGTGGATGGCAGTGCCCGATACAGGGTTCGAATTGGCGCCTTTAATACAAAGGAAGAGGCTGAAAAATTCAGTATTCAGGTGAGAGAACTCAAAGGGTATGAAGAAAGCTATGTCATACAGTCTGTCATTGTAAAAAAAGTAGTTGTAAACTCTTAA
- the efp gene encoding elongation factor P: MGQIKAGAIAKGTFLLEKDTPFIVVEREFVNPGKGSAFARLKLKNLRTGAVLKVTHKTQDAVEEIDVEDVSSQFLYSDGESYHFMNTVTFEQYEIPMVSMEDMQYFLKEGESYKVVRWGNESLDIKLPPKIDFLVTEAEDGVKGDTVQGATKYVKVETGLTVKVPIFIKEGETIRVNVETKEYQERINN, translated from the coding sequence ATGGGACAGATTAAAGCGGGCGCCATAGCCAAAGGGACTTTCTTACTTGAAAAAGATACACCTTTTATAGTTGTAGAAAGAGAATTTGTAAATCCAGGTAAAGGTTCGGCTTTTGCCAGGTTGAAATTGAAAAATCTTAGAACAGGAGCCGTTCTCAAGGTTACCCACAAAACTCAGGACGCTGTTGAAGAAATTGATGTAGAAGATGTATCTTCCCAGTTTCTCTACTCAGATGGAGAAAGCTATCACTTCATGAATACCGTCACATTTGAACAGTATGAAATTCCCATGGTTTCCATGGAAGACATGCAGTATTTCCTAAAAGAAGGAGAAAGCTATAAGGTGGTTCGTTGGGGAAATGAATCTCTGGATATCAAACTTCCTCCAAAGATCGACTTTTTGGTTACAGAAGCAGAAGATGGTGTTAAGGGTGATACCGTTCAGGGTGCTACGAAGTACGTCAAAGTTGAAACTGGTCTTACTGTCAAAGTGCCTATTTTTATCAAAGAAGGCGAGACCATTAGGGTCAACGTAGAAACCAAAGAGTATCAGGAAAGAATTAACAACTGA
- the polA gene encoding DNA polymerase I, giving the protein MKETLYLLDGYSLIYRSYFGFIRSPLRNSEGKNISAVFGFIRTMISILEKRKTERFVVLMDSKTKTFRHEMYPAYKATRDKSPDDLFEQIPLIEEILSLMEVPTLRVDGYEADDLMGTLAVQSRLEGRPCFIISGDKDLLQFAGDGVGIIKFDNGNLLEVDRDGVFEDRGVWPEQIVDYLSLVGDSADNIPGVAGIGPKTAAKLLQAYKTLDGIYEHLDEIKSKSQRQKLEDHREMAYFSKELVIIKEDVPVEFHIDDLTVKNRNSEEAARLLMREGLQSLAMEICPSLSEEHESAAEAQKKGDYSSILTEEDLNHWVDKVRKSSMVSLDTETDNLNPMIANLVGICLSTGKEEACYIPLKAEGADCLDAEIVREKLKPLLEDKTIKVIGQNIKYDYKVLKRWGIKPANIWFDTMIAAWMIDAGSPVNMDFLAERYLGYKTVHFKDIVPKGGVFSDVPLDQAVEYAAEDADITWRLFEVLSAKLKEEKLDELFHSLEMPLVRILAEMELRGILVNKEELEQYGLELGDALRSLEKEIYELCGKEFNISSTKQLQEVLFTDRKLQPIKKTKSGYSTDTSVLKQLASEDPVPEKILIHRGLSKLKSTYVDTLPKMVNSESGRIHTSFIQTGTATGRIACKDPNLQNIPVKDENGRRIRRAFYPRDGHVFLSADYSQIELVVLAHLSGDPGLKEAFLSGEDVHSKTAALIFKTPLEDVNANQRRIAKTINFGVMYGMSPFRLSNELKISRAEAAGFIETYFEEYSGIKQFVDDTVAQAEIDGGVYTILGRFRPVREISSRNKMEKSAAVRVAVNTRIQGSAADIVKRAMLGIDWAIAQKKLKSRVLLQVHDEIILEVPEAEVDSCSFLLEKVMEGAWSMDVPLKVNVEQGSNWGEIH; this is encoded by the coding sequence ATGAAAGAGACACTCTATCTCCTAGACGGATACAGCCTAATTTACAGATCCTATTTCGGATTCATACGCTCACCACTGAGAAATTCAGAGGGTAAAAATATCTCTGCCGTTTTTGGATTTATAAGGACCATGATTAGCATCCTTGAAAAGCGAAAAACCGAACGCTTTGTCGTTCTTATGGATTCAAAAACAAAAACCTTCAGGCATGAAATGTATCCGGCCTATAAGGCTACAAGAGATAAATCACCAGATGACCTGTTTGAGCAGATTCCCCTCATTGAGGAGATCCTCAGTCTTATGGAGGTTCCCACTTTGAGAGTGGACGGATATGAAGCAGATGATCTCATGGGCACTCTGGCTGTTCAATCAAGACTGGAAGGGCGTCCCTGTTTTATAATTTCGGGAGATAAAGACCTTCTGCAGTTTGCCGGAGACGGCGTGGGCATCATCAAGTTTGATAATGGTAATTTACTCGAAGTAGACAGGGATGGCGTTTTTGAAGACCGGGGAGTCTGGCCTGAGCAGATTGTAGACTATCTATCACTTGTGGGAGATTCGGCAGATAACATTCCGGGAGTAGCCGGTATCGGTCCGAAAACTGCTGCTAAACTTCTTCAGGCATACAAAACGCTCGACGGCATATATGAACATCTTGATGAAATTAAGAGCAAGAGTCAAAGACAGAAGCTGGAAGATCATCGTGAAATGGCCTATTTCAGCAAAGAATTGGTCATAATCAAGGAAGATGTTCCTGTGGAGTTTCACATTGATGATTTGACAGTCAAAAATCGGAACTCTGAAGAAGCTGCCAGGCTGTTGATGAGAGAGGGACTGCAGAGCCTGGCAATGGAAATCTGTCCTTCCCTATCAGAAGAACATGAATCAGCCGCTGAAGCCCAGAAAAAAGGTGACTATTCATCTATTTTAACAGAAGAGGATCTGAATCATTGGGTGGATAAAGTACGGAAATCATCCATGGTATCCTTAGATACTGAAACAGATAACCTGAATCCTATGATCGCTAATCTTGTGGGAATTTGTCTTTCGACCGGTAAGGAAGAGGCCTGTTATATTCCGTTGAAGGCGGAAGGCGCAGATTGTTTGGATGCAGAGATTGTCCGGGAAAAGCTCAAGCCTCTTCTAGAAGACAAGACGATCAAAGTCATCGGACAGAATATAAAATATGATTATAAAGTCCTGAAACGATGGGGCATTAAACCGGCCAACATCTGGTTTGATACCATGATTGCCGCCTGGATGATCGATGCCGGATCACCGGTCAATATGGATTTTCTGGCCGAGAGATATTTAGGGTATAAGACGGTTCACTTCAAGGATATTGTCCCCAAAGGGGGAGTCTTTTCTGATGTACCCCTGGATCAGGCTGTTGAGTATGCAGCAGAAGATGCAGACATTACCTGGAGACTCTTTGAAGTTCTGTCGGCCAAATTAAAAGAAGAGAAACTGGATGAACTCTTTCATTCTCTAGAGATGCCCCTCGTCAGGATTTTAGCGGAGATGGAACTTCGAGGAATCTTGGTGAATAAAGAGGAATTGGAGCAGTATGGCCTTGAGCTTGGAGACGCCTTAAGGTCTCTTGAAAAAGAAATTTACGAGTTATGCGGTAAAGAGTTTAATATCAGCTCTACTAAACAGCTTCAAGAAGTTCTCTTTACAGACCGTAAGCTGCAGCCCATTAAAAAAACTAAAAGCGGTTATTCAACAGATACATCTGTGCTCAAGCAACTGGCATCAGAAGATCCTGTTCCCGAGAAAATCCTTATACATAGGGGGCTGTCAAAGCTTAAATCAACCTATGTGGATACTCTTCCTAAAATGGTCAATTCAGAGAGTGGTAGAATTCATACCTCCTTTATACAAACAGGAACTGCTACGGGCCGTATTGCCTGCAAAGATCCGAACCTGCAAAATATTCCAGTGAAGGACGAGAATGGAAGGCGGATAAGACGGGCATTTTATCCTCGAGATGGTCATGTATTTTTATCGGCCGATTATTCTCAGATCGAACTCGTGGTCCTTGCACACCTGTCGGGAGATCCCGGTCTCAAAGAAGCTTTTTTAAGCGGAGAGGATGTTCATTCTAAAACAGCAGCACTTATTTTTAAAACACCCTTGGAAGATGTTAATGCCAATCAGCGGCGGATAGCCAAGACCATAAATTTTGGGGTGATGTACGGCATGTCGCCTTTTAGACTTTCCAATGAACTAAAAATTTCCAGGGCAGAAGCTGCAGGATTTATAGAAACCTATTTTGAAGAGTATTCCGGCATCAAACAGTTTGTGGATGATACTGTGGCTCAGGCCGAGATTGACGGCGGAGTCTATACAATTCTAGGCCGTTTTAGACCCGTTCGGGAGATCTCTAGCCGTAACAAAATGGAAAAAAGCGCGGCTGTCAGGGTCGCAGTAAACACAAGAATACAGGGCTCTGCAGCGGATATTGTCAAACGGGCGATGCTGGGCATAGACTGGGCCATTGCTCAAAAAAAGCTGAAGTCCCGTGTTCTCCTTCAAGTCCACGATGAAATTATACTGGAAGTTCCTGAAGCTGAAGTGGATTCATGTTCTTTTCTTCTAGAAAAAGTAATGGAAGGTGCCTGGTCTATGGATGTTCCCCTTAAGGTCAATGTGGAACAGGGTTCAAATTGGGGTGAAATCCATTAA